A single region of the Cucumis melo cultivar AY chromosome 3, USDA_Cmelo_AY_1.0, whole genome shotgun sequence genome encodes:
- the LOC103485391 gene encoding histidine--tRNA ligase, cytoplasmic: MADPIEVSVITLGGKGSSLSSSSVYAIAHGFALVRIDSSALDRLSSSSNISNAASIKHHLFIPDFLTPEEARASLVVLLNKLIISSSSGIRSVIPVLIAETLNSKPETLRFESLDVTNEELSVFKQSCYVLNGICALLDHQSTALSSVADAVAGISCEASKADVSAFSLMDSGDGFASKEEVGVANDMKVLLNGSKLVGKIESGAISKIPKVHGCLREQAKLVHSRMRVELNSSVKIGKGGSLSSGTEDTTRTALLSFAAMLWDLGKCSLDRGKLILGSSGDENIKASLASLLARECPSNESLKKEYKLVCELSLDEKYDEFVHSVNVLLVTVWKIFSWEATAALLTIEGGELLGKGQDVGTNEANEKVVKKNEKKKKAVLGKGTSVVIQLIKDRLQGNGGDLGSLENLVKDLLSFLDPKASEFDNLLKKIKEIVESNESRRLPKLPKGTRDFAKEQMAIRKKAFSIIEGVFERHGATTLDTPAFELRETLTGKYGEDSKLIFDLADQGGELYSLRYDLTVPFARYVAMNGLTSFKRYQIAKVYRRDNPSKGRYREFYQCDFDIAGHYEKMGPDFEVIKILTELLDELNIGEYEIKLNHRKLLDGMLEICGVPPEKFRTICSSIDKLDKQSFDQIKREMVEEKGLTVEVAERIGDFVKERGHPLDLLSKLKQEQSALLQNKGSSDALSELDILFSALEKSKCIDKVVFDLSLARGLDYYTGVIYEAIFKGGTQVGSIAAGGRFDNLIGMFGSKQIPAVGISLGIERVLVIMEQILKDQNKTVRATKTDVLVSILGDDLTLAAELASEMWSEKLNVEFLVNKRVMKHIDRAKESRIPWIVFLGEREVSEGIVKLKNVETFEEVTISRSDIIEELKKRLAP; the protein is encoded by the exons ATGGCAGACCCTATTGAGGTCTCCGTGATTACGCTCGGAGGAAAGGGTTCATCGCTTTCATCTTCCTCCGTCTATGCCATTGCTCATGGCTTCGCTCTTGTTCGGATTGACTCATCTGCCCTCGAcaggctttcttcttcttccaacaTTTCAAATGCTGCATCCATTAAGCACCACCTCTTCATTCCTGATTTTCTAACTCCCGAAGAAGCCAGGGCGTCCCTTGTTGTCCTCCTAAACAAGCTCATCATTTCTAGTTCTTCTGGGATTCGTTCGGTTATTCCTGTTCTAATTGCGGAGACTCTCAATTCGAAACCAGAAACTTTACGATTTGAATCACTTGATGTGACCAATGAGGAGTTATCCGTTTTCAAGCAATCATGTTATGTTTTGAATGGAATTTGCGCGTTGTTGGACCATCAATCAACAGCATTATCTTCGGTTGCCGATGCTGTGGCTGGCATATCTTGCGAGGCGTCTAAAGCTGATGTGTCTGCGTTCAGTTTGATGGACTCGGGTGATGGGTTCGCCTCGAAGGAGGAGGTAGGAGTCGCCAATGATATGAAGGTACTTCTAAATGGATCTAAGTTGGTGGGTAAGATCGAGAGTGGAGCTATCTCTAAGATTCCAAAGGTTCATGGATGCTTAAGAGAGCAAGCGAAGTTGGTGCACTCAAGAATGCGGGTTGAGTTGAATTCCAGTGTGAAAATTGGGAAAGGAGGATCTTTGAGTTCTGGGACAGAGGATACCACTCGGACCGCATTGTTGTCATTTGCAGCCATGTTGTGGGACTTGGGAAAATGTAGTTTGGACAGAGGAAAGTTGATTTTGGGTTCAAGTGGCGACGAGAATATAAAGGCAAGTTTGGCGAGTTTGCTTGCTAGGGAATGCCCTAGTAATGAGAGTCTAAAAAAGGAATACAAACTGGTCTGCGAATTGTCTTTGGATGAGAAGTACGATGAGTTTGTCCATTCTGTGAATGTGTTGTTGGTAACTGTATGGAAAATTTTCTCTTGGGAGGCTACAGCAGCTCTCTTGACAATCGAAGGTGGTGAGTTGTTAGGTAAGGGTCAAGATGTTGGCACGAACGAAGCTAACGAGAAGGTTGtaaaaaagaatgagaagaagaagaaagcagTATTGGGTAAAGGAACTAGTGTGGTTATTCAATTGATTAAAGATAGGTTGCAGGGTAACGGCGGGGATCTGGGGTCATTGGAGAACTtggtaaaagatcttttatcctTTTTGGATCCCAAGGCTTCCGAGTTTGATAATCTATTGAAGAAAATCAAAGAGATAGTTGAAAGCAACGAAAGTAGGAGGCTACCGAAGCTTCCCAAG GGAACTCGGGATTTTGCGAAAGAGCAAATGGCAATTAGAAAGAAAGCATTTTCAATTATAGAGGGTGTTTTTGAGCGGCATGGTGCCACAACCTTGGATACTCCAGCTTTTGAGTTGAGAGAAACTCTCACAGGGAAATATGGAGAAGATTCCAAGCTGATTTTTGATCTTGCTGATCAG GGTGGGGAGCTCTATTCGCTTAGATACGACTTGACTGTTCCATTTGCTAGGTATGTTGCCATGAATGGTTTAACATCATTCAAAAGGTATCAAATAGCAAAAGTTTATAGAAGGGACAACCCATCTAAGGGAAGATACCGTGAATTTTATCAGTGTGATTTTGATATTGCTGGTCACTATGAAAAGATGGGGCCAGATTTTGAGGTTATCAAGATACTAACAGAGCTACTTGATGAACTGAACATCGGAGAATACGAG ATAAAATTGAATCATCGAAAGCTATTGGATGGTATGTTAGAAATTTGTGGAGTACCACCTGAAAAGTTTAGAACCATATGTTCTAGTATTGACAAGTTAGACAAGCAATCCTTTGACCAGATAAAAAGAGAAATG GTGGAGGAAAAGGGGTTGACCGTGGAGGTAGCTGAAAGAATTGGTGATTTTGTGAAGGAAAGGGGACATCCATTGGACTTATTATCTAAGCTTAAACAGGAGCAAAGCGCGTTACTACAAAATAAAGGATCTTCTGATGCATTGAGTGAATTAGATATTTTGTTCAGTGCTCTAGAAAAGTCAAAGTGTATTGATAAAGTGGTATTTGACTTGAGTCTTGCCAGAGGTCTTGATTACTACACTGGAGTAATTTATGAAGCTATTTTTAAAGGTGGCACCCAG GTTGGATCTATTGCTGCTGGTGGACGCTTTGACAACCTTATTGGAATGTTTGGTTCCAAGCAGATCCCAGCAGTTGGTATCAGTCTTGGTATTGAGCGAGTTCTTGTTATTATGGAACAAATTTTGAAAGATCAAAACAAG ACTGTTCGGGCGACTAAGACCGACGTTTTAGTGAGCATACTGGGGGATGATTTGACACTAGCAGCAGAACTTGCAAGTGAGATGTGGAGTGAGAAACTTAATGTTGAATTCCTGGTCAATAAAAGAGTGATGAAACATATCGATCGTGCAAAAGAGTCGAGAATCCCTTGGATAGTGTTTTTAGGGGAACGTGAAGTGAGTGAAGGGATTGTGAAGTTGAAAAACGTGGAAACCTTTGAAGAAGTAACAATTTCCAGAAGCGACATCATTGAAGAACTCAAGAAACGCCTCGCCCCTTGA